Proteins encoded in a region of the bacterium genome:
- the fabZ gene encoding 3-hydroxyacyl-ACP dehydratase FabZ, with the protein MLDRMDVREILRRLPHRYPFLLVDRILELEPGKRIVGLKNVSINEPFFVGHFPGHPIMPGVLVVEAMAQVAAVLVALRPDAEGYIAHLVSIQDMRFRRPVHPGDQLITEVISVGGRGRFGKADVTARVNGQIVAEGHLMYGLVKFDAGPEDGRQETTEARYEHLLDAITAPRARDDT; encoded by the coding sequence ATGCTTGATCGGATGGACGTGCGGGAGATCCTGCGGCGGCTGCCTCATCGCTACCCATTCCTTCTCGTAGACCGCATCTTGGAGCTGGAGCCGGGCAAGCGGATCGTCGGCCTCAAGAATGTGTCGATCAACGAACCCTTTTTCGTCGGTCATTTCCCTGGTCATCCAATCATGCCGGGCGTCCTTGTCGTAGAGGCGATGGCGCAGGTCGCCGCGGTGCTTGTAGCGCTTCGACCCGACGCGGAGGGGTACATCGCGCATCTCGTGAGTATCCAGGACATGCGGTTCCGGCGGCCGGTACATCCCGGCGACCAGCTCATCACCGAAGTCATCTCCGTCGGGGGCCGCGGGCGCTTCGGTAAGGCTGACGTGACCGCAAGGGTGAATGGGCAGATTGTGGCCGAGGGGCACTTGATGTACGGTCTGGTGAAATTCGACGCAGGCCCGGAGGACGGACGGCAGGAGACCACCGAGGCGCGCTACGAGCACCTTCTGGATGCGATCACGGCTCCACGTGCCCGGGATGACACGTAG